In Mastacembelus armatus chromosome 5, fMasArm1.2, whole genome shotgun sequence, a single genomic region encodes these proteins:
- the LOC113130868 gene encoding protein FAM72A: MSTSNANFKNKCVTQVNCIFCDSLLCTRGMKAVLLADTEVELFSTDIPPNRTVDFVASCYSTESCKCKLRDIACLKCGNVVGYHVVAPCKPCLLSCNNGHFWMFNSDAVSTLNRLDATGLNLLLWGDLPELDDGDNEDSETPSDEECIR; the protein is encoded by the exons ATGTCTACATCCAACGCTAATTTCAAAAACAAGTGTGTGACACAGGTGAACTGCATCTTCTGTGACAGCCTGCTCTGCACAAGAGGCATGAAAGCAGTACTTCTTGCAGACACGGAGGTCGAGCTTTTTTCAACTGATATACCTCCCAACAG AACTGTTGACTTTGTGGCCAGCTGCTACTCCACTGAAAGCTGCAAATGCAAACTGAGAGACATCGCCTGTCTGAAGTG TGGTAATGTGGTGGGCTATCATGTTGTGGCCCCCTGTAAACCCTGCTTGCTTTCCTGTAACAATGGTCATTTCTGGATGTTCAATAGTGATGCTGTATCTACTCTCAACAGGCTGGATGCAACGG GCCTGAATCTGCTCCTGTGGGGAGATCTTCCCGAGCTGGATGACGGTGATAATGAAGACTCAGAAACCCCATCAGACGAGGAGTGCATTAGATAG